In Rhodospirillales bacterium, a single window of DNA contains:
- a CDS encoding nitrite/sulfite reductase: MYRYDEFDRTIVNERVAQFRDQVRRRVAGELTEDEFKPLRLMNGLYLQLHAYMLRVAIPYGVLSSRQMRRLARIARVYDKGYGHFTTRQNIQYNWPRLEEVPDILEELAEVEMHAIQTSGNCIRNVTADQFAGVAADEIDDPRIYAEIIRQWSTLHPEFSFLPRKFKIAITGAPNDRAAVKVHDIGLRMVRNDAGEAGFEVIVGGGQGRTPMVGHVVRAFLPVPRLLTYLEAVLRVYNQLGRRDNLYKARIKVLVHQTGVEAFTRLVEDEFQAMAEETPQVLPGGELARIRACFRPPAYRTLEDHPATLTEALAADPAFARWHSTAVSAHKQPGYAIVTIALKPIGGVPGDATAARMDAVADLADRFGFGEIRVSHEQNLVLPDVAQEELFALWQGLVSAALDTPNAGLITDIVACPGLDYCNLANARSIPVAREIGKRFAALDRQHDIGELKLRISGCINACGHHHVGHIGILGVDKKGVEHYQITLGGDDTETAAIGDIVGPAFPAETVTDAVETIVGVYLDRREAGERFLDTCRRIGLKPFKEVLYAAH; encoded by the coding sequence ATGTACCGCTACGACGAGTTCGACCGCACCATCGTCAACGAACGGGTCGCGCAGTTCCGCGACCAGGTGCGCCGCCGCGTTGCCGGCGAGCTCACCGAGGACGAGTTCAAGCCGCTGCGCCTGATGAACGGGCTCTACCTGCAGCTCCACGCCTACATGCTGCGGGTCGCCATTCCCTATGGCGTGCTGTCCTCGCGCCAGATGCGCCGGCTGGCGCGGATCGCGCGGGTCTACGACAAGGGCTACGGCCATTTCACCACGCGCCAGAACATCCAGTACAACTGGCCGCGCCTGGAAGAGGTGCCGGATATCCTGGAGGAGCTGGCCGAGGTCGAGATGCACGCCATCCAGACCAGCGGCAACTGCATCCGCAATGTCACCGCCGACCAGTTCGCCGGTGTCGCGGCCGACGAGATCGACGACCCCCGGATCTACGCCGAGATCATCCGCCAGTGGTCCACGCTGCACCCGGAGTTCAGCTTCCTGCCGCGCAAGTTCAAGATTGCCATCACCGGCGCGCCCAACGACCGGGCGGCCGTGAAGGTGCACGACATCGGCCTGCGCATGGTGCGCAACGACGCGGGCGAGGCGGGTTTCGAGGTGATCGTCGGTGGCGGCCAGGGTCGCACGCCCATGGTAGGCCACGTCGTCCGCGCCTTCCTGCCGGTGCCCCGGCTGCTGACCTATCTGGAGGCCGTCCTGCGGGTCTACAACCAGCTCGGCCGGCGCGACAATCTCTACAAGGCGCGGATCAAGGTCCTGGTGCACCAGACCGGTGTCGAAGCGTTCACGCGGCTGGTCGAGGACGAGTTTCAGGCGATGGCTGAGGAGACGCCCCAGGTCCTGCCCGGTGGCGAACTCGCGCGCATCCGCGCCTGCTTCCGGCCCCCGGCCTACCGGACGCTGGAGGACCATCCCGCAACGCTGACCGAGGCGCTGGCGGCCGATCCGGCCTTCGCCCGCTGGCACAGCACGGCGGTCTCGGCCCACAAGCAGCCGGGCTACGCCATCGTCACCATCGCGCTCAAGCCGATCGGCGGCGTGCCCGGCGACGCCACCGCCGCCCGGATGGACGCGGTCGCCGATCTCGCCGACAGGTTCGGCTTCGGCGAAATCCGCGTGAGCCACGAGCAGAACCTGGTTCTGCCCGATGTGGCGCAGGAGGAGCTGTTTGCGCTCTGGCAGGGCCTGGTCTCGGCCGCTCTCGACACGCCCAACGCGGGCCTGATCACCGATATCGTCGCCTGCCCGGGCCTCGACTACTGCAATCTCGCCAATGCGCGTTCCATCCCCGTCGCCCGGGAGATCGGCAAGCGGTTCGCCGCTCTCGACCGCCAGCATGACATCGGCGAGCTGAAGCTCAGGATCTCGGGCTGCATCAACGCCTGCGGCCATCATCACGTCGGCCACATCGGCATCCTCGGCGTCGACAAGAAGGGCGTGGAGCACTACCAGATCACGCTCGGCGGCGACGATACCGAGACCGCGGCCATCGGCGACATCGTCGGCCCGGCCTTCCCGGCCGAGACGGTGACCGATGCGGTCGAAACCATCGTCGGCGTCTATCTCGACCGGCGCGAAGCGGGCGAGCGTTTCCTCGACACCTGTCGCCGGATCGGCCTGAAGCCGTTCAAGGAGGTGCTCTATGCCGCTCATTAA
- a CDS encoding DUF934 domain-containing protein: MPLIKDGAFSSDPWVRVDDRQALPDGPVVITLRRWLAERGALEARNAPLGLVLASDEAPDALADDIARFDLICLEFPRFTDGRAYSCARKLRERLGYGGELRAVGNVLRDQFLFMHRCGFDAFEVSGNDDPASWQRAVTEISVAYQSAADRRATIVRQRHADEAPKRR; this comes from the coding sequence ATGCCGCTCATTAAGGATGGCGCTTTCAGCAGCGACCCCTGGGTCCGCGTCGACGACCGACAGGCCCTGCCCGATGGGCCGGTCGTCATCACGCTCAGGCGCTGGCTCGCCGAGCGCGGCGCGCTCGAGGCGCGCAACGCGCCGCTGGGTCTCGTGTTGGCCAGCGACGAGGCACCCGACGCGCTGGCCGACGATATCGCGCGCTTCGACCTGATCTGTCTGGAATTCCCGAGGTTCACCGACGGACGCGCCTACTCTTGCGCGCGCAAGCTGCGGGAACGGCTGGGCTATGGCGGCGAGCTGCGCGCGGTGGGCAATGTCCTGCGCGACCAGTTCCTGTTCATGCACCGCTGCGGCTTCGATGCCTTCGAGGTTTCCGGGAACGACGATCCGGCGTCGTGGCAGCGTGCCGTCACCGAGATCTCCGTGGCCTACCAGAGCGCGGCCGACCGGCGTGCCACAATCGTCCGACAACGCCACGCGGACGAGGCACCAAAGCGCCGTTGA
- a CDS encoding prepilin peptidase — MLFVLNRLGGGDVKLLAAAACWTGFAILPDFLIVVGLAGGVLALGLLVIRRLLRGRIAEDSPLARLLGQTRDVPYGIAIAAGGIVVWPKMDLVTRFLIN, encoded by the coding sequence GTGCTCTTTGTTCTGAACCGGCTGGGCGGCGGCGACGTCAAGCTGCTTGCGGCAGCGGCGTGCTGGACCGGCTTTGCGATACTGCCCGACTTCCTGATCGTTGTCGGACTCGCCGGCGGCGTGCTGGCGCTCGGGCTTCTCGTTATCCGTCGGCTGCTGCGCGGACGGATCGCCGAAGACTCGCCCCTGGCTCGACTTCTCGGTCAGACACGTGACGTGCCCTACGGAATCGCCATCGCCGCAGGCGGCATCGTCGTCTGGCCCAAAATGGACCTTGTGACACGATTCCTGATTAACTGA
- a CDS encoding Flp family type IVb pilin produces MIGIANYAASKLSRFRKDEEGVTAIEYGLIAGAIAVAIIAVLLILGEDINSLFESTSEAMQQDSGN; encoded by the coding sequence ATGATAGGTATTGCGAACTACGCGGCGAGCAAGCTGTCCCGTTTCCGTAAGGACGAGGAAGGCGTGACTGCCATTGAATACGGCCTCATCGCCGGCGCCATCGCCGTTGCGATCATCGCCGTCCTGCTGATCCTGGGCGAAGACATCAACTCTCTCTTCGAGTCGACCTCGGAGGCCATGCAGCAGGATTCGGGCAACTAA
- a CDS encoding complex I NDUFA9 subunit family protein gives MAQRDIVVFGGSGFLGRYLVRRLADDGWRVIVAVRDTERAKFLQPLGDVGQIVSVRADIADPEQVSALVDGTDSVVNLVGILYERGKRTFRRIHVEGARNIAEAAARSGCRHMVQVSSIGAMLQSPSAYARSKAAAEQAVLETMPQAAIVRPSIVFGAEDGFFNLFGQMATWSPVIPLFGGGTTRFQPVYVDDVAAAIVACLNDRSTAGRTFELGGPSTYSFRQLMEVVRRETQRGVLLVPMPFLVAQIQALFLQLPPKPILTPDQVRLLKIDNVAARSMPGLGDLGITPTTVEVVVPSYLALYRRGGLRGPARFG, from the coding sequence ATGGCGCAGCGCGATATCGTGGTGTTTGGCGGTTCGGGCTTCCTCGGGCGCTACCTCGTCCGGCGGCTGGCCGACGACGGCTGGCGCGTGATCGTGGCCGTGCGCGACACCGAGCGCGCCAAGTTTCTGCAGCCGTTGGGGGATGTCGGACAGATCGTTTCGGTGCGCGCCGATATCGCCGATCCCGAGCAGGTCTCTGCTCTGGTCGACGGCACCGATTCCGTCGTCAACCTGGTCGGCATTCTCTACGAGCGTGGCAAGAGAACGTTCCGTCGCATCCATGTCGAGGGTGCCCGCAACATCGCCGAGGCGGCGGCTCGGTCGGGATGCCGCCACATGGTGCAGGTCTCCTCCATCGGGGCGATGCTCCAGTCGCCCTCGGCCTACGCACGCTCCAAGGCCGCGGCTGAGCAGGCGGTTCTGGAGACAATGCCCCAGGCCGCGATCGTGCGGCCCAGCATCGTCTTCGGCGCGGAGGACGGTTTCTTCAATCTCTTCGGTCAGATGGCGACATGGTCACCGGTCATCCCGCTGTTCGGTGGCGGTACGACGCGATTCCAGCCCGTCTATGTCGACGATGTCGCCGCTGCGATCGTCGCCTGCCTCAACGATCGTTCGACGGCCGGCCGGACCTTCGAACTTGGCGGTCCGTCGACCTATTCGTTCCGCCAGCTCATGGAGGTCGTCCGGCGCGAAACGCAACGTGGCGTCCTGCTTGTGCCGATGCCCTTCCTGGTCGCCCAGATCCAGGCGCTGTTCCTGCAGCTGCCGCCGAAGCCGATTCTGACACCCGACCAGGTCCGACTCCTGAAGATCGACAACGTGGCCGCCCGGTCCATGCCCGGGCTGGGCGATCTCGGCATCACGCCGACCACCGTCGAGGTCGTCGTGCCGAGTTATCTCGCGCTCTATCGGCGGGGCGGATTGCGGGGCCCGGCCCGGTTCGGCTAG
- a CDS encoding ribonuclease D, with the protein MANILYQGDLPDDLDLGTVVAVDTETMGLNPARDRLCLVQLSSGDGNAHLVQIAKGQTEAPVLKALLENPDILKIFHFARFDVAVLRRCLDAVVVPAYCTKIASKLVRTFTDRHGLKDLCKDLINVDISKQQQSSDWGAPELSNDQLKYAASDVLHLHRLREELDRRLEREGRSDLARALFDFLPHRAVLDLSGWDDPDIFQH; encoded by the coding sequence ATGGCCAACATTCTCTATCAGGGCGATCTCCCCGACGATCTCGATCTCGGGACCGTGGTCGCCGTTGACACGGAAACCATGGGGCTCAATCCGGCCCGTGATCGGTTGTGCCTGGTGCAGCTGTCGTCGGGGGACGGCAACGCCCATCTTGTGCAGATCGCAAAGGGGCAGACCGAAGCGCCCGTTCTGAAGGCGCTTCTCGAGAACCCGGACATTCTGAAGATCTTCCATTTCGCCCGGTTCGACGTCGCTGTGCTGCGACGCTGTCTCGACGCCGTCGTGGTGCCAGCCTACTGCACCAAGATCGCTTCGAAACTGGTGCGGACATTTACCGACAGGCACGGCCTGAAGGATCTCTGCAAGGACCTGATCAACGTCGACATCTCGAAGCAGCAGCAGAGCAGCGACTGGGGCGCGCCGGAACTCTCCAATGATCAGCTGAAGTATGCCGCGTCGGACGTCCTGCACCTGCATCGTTTAAGGGAAGAGCTCGACCGCAGGCTCGAACGGGAAGGTCGCAGCGACCTCGCGCGCGCGCTGTTCGATTTCCTTCCCCACCGGGCGGTGCTTGATCTCTCAGGCTGGGACGATCCCGACATCTTCCAGCACTGA
- the lptC gene encoding LPS export ABC transporter periplasmic protein LptC, producing the protein MLQDHSPTANPVAAASQGRATAGRGRVKIDWRYTRFVGLMRWLLPVSALLLATSVIVWPYFNVTGTRTTIDINMLARDVGILGAQPTMTNARFLGTDKDGDSYTVTATSAWQEQGYDELIYLEDLQGDMTLDSGMWATILSDRGVYDRVGQFLVVESNVSVFTDEGYELHSDYALIDLDNGTAEGHLPVRGQGPAGLIDAQGFRITDNGDRLFFDGRVHLTIFPGATP; encoded by the coding sequence GTGTTGCAAGACCACTCCCCGACAGCGAACCCGGTCGCGGCAGCGTCGCAAGGTCGCGCGACGGCCGGACGCGGACGCGTCAAGATCGACTGGCGCTACACCCGCTTCGTCGGCCTGATGCGCTGGCTCCTTCCCGTCAGCGCACTTTTGCTGGCGACGTCGGTCATCGTGTGGCCCTACTTTAATGTCACCGGCACGCGAACGACTATCGACATCAACATGCTCGCTCGCGACGTTGGTATCCTCGGCGCCCAGCCGACCATGACCAATGCGCGTTTCCTGGGTACGGACAAAGATGGCGACTCCTATACCGTGACCGCCACAAGCGCATGGCAGGAACAGGGCTACGACGAGTTGATCTACCTTGAGGATCTTCAGGGCGACATGACGCTCGATAGCGGCATGTGGGCGACGATCTTGTCAGACCGCGGCGTCTACGACCGGGTCGGCCAGTTTCTGGTCGTCGAATCGAACGTCAGCGTCTTCACCGACGAAGGTTACGAGCTTCACAGCGACTATGCCCTGATAGACCTCGACAACGGCACAGCCGAAGGGCACCTGCCGGTCCGAGGCCAGGGACCGGCCGGCCTGATCGACGCGCAGGGTTTTCGTATCACCGACAACGGGGACCGGCTGTTCTTCGACGGCCGGGTTCATCTCACCATCTTCCCGGGAGCCACACCGTGA
- the lptA gene encoding lipopolysaccharide transport periplasmic protein LptA, protein MTVPALAQVIDSSRHDSSLPLEIEADTMEVEQNSQRATFTGAVDVKQGALTLNADTLIVHYREGEGSDSQISLIEVIGNVFFSTPQETAQGDSGTYDVDTGVITLLGNVVLTNDNYVLRGDEATMNLETGQSQMTGSSDRVKVIFDNAGSQEDP, encoded by the coding sequence GTGACCGTGCCGGCGCTCGCGCAGGTCATCGACTCATCCCGTCACGACAGCAGTCTGCCGCTGGAGATCGAGGCGGACACGATGGAGGTCGAGCAGAACAGCCAGCGCGCCACATTCACCGGCGCGGTCGACGTCAAGCAGGGTGCTCTGACGCTCAATGCCGACACGCTGATCGTGCACTACCGCGAGGGCGAGGGCAGCGACAGCCAGATCAGTCTGATCGAGGTGATCGGCAACGTGTTCTTCTCGACGCCGCAGGAGACCGCTCAGGGGGACAGCGGCACCTATGATGTGGACACCGGGGTGATCACGCTGTTGGGCAATGTCGTGCTGACCAACGACAACTACGTGCTGCGCGGCGATGAAGCAACCATGAACCTTGAAACTGGCCAGAGTCAGATGACCGGCAGCAGTGATCGGGTTAAGGTGATCTTCGATAACGCAGGCTCACAAGAAGATCCTTGA
- the lptB gene encoding LPS export ABC transporter ATP-binding protein codes for MLELTTVTASDRPTLVADNAGLAAQNLSKTYRRRPVLRDVNVGVQRGEAVGLLGPNGAGKTTCFYLITGLITADSGTITLDGNDVTELPMYRRARIGIGYLPQEASIFRGLTVEANIRAVLEVVEKDRDVREAMLDELLAEFSISHLRRTPALALSGGERRRVEIARALASRPSFMLLDEPLAGIDPIAVGDIRDLVTHLKDRGLGVLITDHNVRETLDIIDRAYILHEGRVLMEGTPDEIVAHEGVRRVYLGERFRL; via the coding sequence ATCCTTGAGTTGACCACGGTAACGGCATCAGACCGCCCCACGCTTGTCGCCGACAATGCGGGACTGGCAGCGCAGAACCTGAGCAAGACCTACAGGCGTCGCCCGGTTCTGCGCGACGTCAATGTCGGTGTGCAGCGCGGCGAAGCGGTCGGGCTTCTGGGCCCCAACGGCGCGGGCAAGACGACCTGCTTCTATCTCATCACCGGCCTGATCACCGCCGATTCCGGCACCATCACGCTCGACGGCAATGACGTCACCGAACTGCCGATGTACCGGCGGGCCCGGATCGGCATCGGTTATCTGCCGCAGGAAGCGTCGATCTTCCGCGGCCTTACGGTCGAAGCGAACATCCGCGCCGTTCTGGAAGTGGTGGAGAAGGACCGCGACGTGCGCGAGGCCATGCTCGACGAGCTGCTCGCAGAGTTTTCGATCTCGCATCTGCGCCGCACGCCGGCTCTGGCACTGTCCGGCGGTGAGCGCCGCAGGGTCGAGATCGCCCGTGCGCTGGCCTCGCGCCCGAGCTTCATGTTGCTCGACGAGCCGCTGGCAGGCATCGATCCGATCGCGGTCGGCGACATTCGTGATCTCGTCACCCATCTCAAGGACCGCGGCCTGGGCGTGCTGATCACCGATCACAACGTGCGCGAGACACTCGACATCATCGACCGGGCCTACATCCTGCACGAGGGCCGGGTTCTGATGGAGGGCACGCCTGACGAGATCGTGGCGCACGAGGGCGTGCGCCGAGTCTATCTCGGTGAGCGCTTCCGCCTCTAG
- the rpoN gene encoding RNA polymerase factor sigma-54, whose translation MSLAPCLDLRQTQSMVMTPQLQQAVKLLQLSNIELTSYVAEELERNPLLERDSAAETTQPEAEDRNRQALETESEASDRRDDAENVNLDAAGSMPWSTGGPVGRGSNAGGGLNGVESTVARDFSLQEYMAQQIHMELDGTERLIALHLLGTLDQAGYLTADREQTLAQLGYTQEAFEAVLQKLQRLDPPGVFARDLRECLRIQLEDRNRLDPVSGAMLDNLDLVAKRDFNTLRKIGNCSNQDILDVLNELKALDPKPGLRFDAGPIQAIAPDVIVRASQAGGWHVQLNTDSLPRILANECYFAEVQRNARTDEDKAFVTEQWTSANWLLKALDQRARTILRVAQEIVRQQDMFLVKGVEHLKPLVLRDIADALELHESTVSRVTSNKFMLTPRGIFELKYFFTASLGNTDGGPAHSAEAVRHRIKALVEAETAAKVMSDDGIVSALADEGISIARRTVAKYREAMRIPSSVQRRRELRLDRAPKP comes from the coding sequence ATGAGCCTGGCTCCATGTCTCGACCTGCGGCAGACCCAGTCCATGGTGATGACGCCGCAGCTGCAACAGGCGGTCAAGCTGCTGCAGCTCTCCAACATCGAGCTGACCTCCTACGTCGCAGAAGAACTCGAGCGGAATCCGCTGCTCGAGCGCGACTCTGCCGCCGAAACGACCCAGCCCGAGGCCGAGGATCGCAACCGTCAGGCGTTGGAGACAGAAAGCGAGGCAAGCGACCGGCGCGACGATGCGGAGAACGTCAATCTCGATGCGGCGGGATCGATGCCCTGGAGTACCGGGGGCCCGGTGGGACGAGGCAGCAACGCGGGCGGTGGTCTCAACGGCGTTGAGAGCACGGTCGCACGCGATTTCTCGCTGCAGGAGTACATGGCGCAGCAGATCCATATGGAGCTCGACGGAACCGAACGGCTGATCGCGCTCCACCTCCTCGGCACCCTCGATCAGGCCGGATATCTCACGGCCGATCGCGAACAGACCCTGGCGCAACTCGGATACACACAGGAGGCGTTCGAAGCGGTGTTGCAAAAGCTCCAGCGACTCGATCCGCCCGGCGTCTTCGCCCGCGACCTCAGGGAATGCCTGCGCATCCAGCTCGAGGACCGGAACCGGCTGGATCCGGTGAGCGGCGCCATGCTCGACAATCTCGACCTTGTCGCCAAGCGCGACTTCAACACCCTGAGAAAGATCGGCAACTGCTCGAACCAGGACATTCTCGATGTCCTCAACGAACTCAAGGCGCTCGATCCCAAGCCTGGTCTGCGTTTCGACGCCGGTCCGATCCAGGCTATCGCCCCCGACGTGATCGTGCGCGCCAGCCAGGCCGGCGGCTGGCATGTCCAGCTCAACACCGACAGCCTTCCGCGCATCCTGGCGAACGAGTGTTACTTCGCCGAGGTTCAACGCAATGCCAGGACCGACGAGGACAAGGCTTTCGTCACCGAGCAATGGACATCGGCCAACTGGCTGCTGAAGGCGCTCGATCAGCGGGCGCGGACCATTCTGCGTGTCGCACAGGAGATCGTGCGCCAGCAGGACATGTTCCTCGTCAAGGGTGTGGAACATCTGAAACCTCTGGTTCTTCGGGACATTGCCGATGCCCTGGAACTGCACGAAAGCACGGTCAGCCGGGTGACCAGCAACAAGTTCATGCTGACGCCGCGGGGCATTTTCGAACTGAAGTATTTCTTCACCGCCTCGCTCGGCAATACCGACGGCGGCCCCGCCCATTCGGCAGAGGCCGTGCGGCACCGCATCAAAGCGCTTGTGGAGGCCGAGACCGCAGCGAAAGTGATGTCCGACGACGGTATTGTCTCCGCACTCGCCGACGAGGGGATCAGCATCGCGCGCCGCACGGTGGCCAAGTATCGCGAAGCCATGCGCATTCCGTCATCGGTTCAGCGCCGCCGCGAACTGCGTCTCGACAGAGCTCCCAAACCCTGA
- the raiA gene encoding ribosome-associated translation inhibitor RaiA, with the protein MIDGKTMKIAVTGHQVDVGDALRSFVTETLENGVSKYFADSMEAHVTFSREGNDFHAHISVHVGHDIHAEGRGSSDDAYASFRLAEEHVEKQLRRSKRKLREHH; encoded by the coding sequence ATGATCGATGGGAAGACCATGAAGATTGCCGTGACAGGGCATCAGGTTGACGTTGGCGACGCGTTGCGCAGTTTTGTGACCGAAACGCTGGAAAACGGCGTGAGCAAGTACTTCGCCGATTCCATGGAAGCGCACGTGACCTTCTCGCGAGAAGGCAACGACTTCCACGCTCACATCTCGGTTCATGTCGGCCATGACATCCATGCCGAAGGCCGGGGCAGCAGCGACGACGCCTATGCCAGCTTCCGTCTGGCAGAGGAGCATGTCGAAAAGCAGCTCCGCCGCAGCAAGAGGAAGCTGCGCGAACACCATTGA
- the ptsN gene encoding PTS IIA-like nitrogen regulatory protein PtsN yields MEISELLTLQSIVPRLRAASKKQALQELACQAETISGINERLVFDALLERERLGSTGVGLGIAIPHAKLTGLERLHGLFARADAAIDFDAIDEQPVDLMFLLLAPESAGADHLKALAKVSRLLRNQDVCEKLRGANGAEAIYALLTEASKAD; encoded by the coding sequence ATGGAGATTTCTGAGCTGTTGACGCTCCAAAGCATCGTGCCCCGGCTGCGCGCCGCCAGCAAGAAACAGGCCTTGCAGGAACTCGCGTGCCAGGCGGAGACGATCTCGGGCATCAACGAACGGCTCGTTTTCGATGCCTTGCTGGAACGGGAGCGCCTGGGTTCGACCGGAGTCGGCCTCGGCATCGCCATTCCACATGCCAAGCTGACGGGTCTTGAGAGGCTGCATGGCCTGTTTGCGCGCGCCGATGCCGCGATTGATTTCGACGCGATCGACGAACAGCCCGTCGACCTCATGTTTCTGTTGCTGGCCCCGGAAAGCGCCGGTGCCGACCACCTCAAGGCGCTCGCCAAGGTCTCGCGCCTTCTGCGCAATCAGGACGTCTGCGAGAAGCTGCGCGGTGCCAACGGGGCGGAAGCAATCTACGCCCTTCTGACCGAAGCCAGTAAAGCGGACTGA
- a CDS encoding HPr kinase/phosphatase C-terminal domain-containing protein, with amino-acid sequence MLVHGTCIELDGVGILFRGPSGSGKSDLALRLIDSCGAQLVADDQVDLESHDQRLIARALERLAGLMEVRGVGIVPVDHAASARLALIADLCAPEEIERLPEPRREMLAGVELPALHLCAHEPSATAKVRAALALHRPQADRR; translated from the coding sequence ATGCTGGTCCACGGCACCTGTATCGAACTCGACGGTGTCGGCATCCTGTTCCGAGGTCCATCGGGTAGCGGAAAGAGCGACCTTGCCCTGCGGTTGATTGACAGCTGCGGCGCGCAGTTGGTGGCCGACGACCAGGTCGACCTCGAAAGCCATGACCAGCGATTGATAGCACGCGCCCTGGAGCGGCTCGCAGGCCTCATGGAAGTGCGCGGCGTGGGAATCGTCCCGGTCGACCACGCCGCTTCGGCAAGACTTGCCCTGATCGCCGATCTCTGTGCGCCTGAAGAGATCGAGCGTCTGCCCGAACCGCGCCGGGAGATGCTTGCCGGGGTCGAACTCCCCGCCCTTCACCTCTGCGCTCACGAACCCTCTGCAACGGCCAAGGTTCGCGCGGCGCTGGCCCTTCACCGGCCACAGGCGGACAGGCGATGA